One part of the Streptomyces lydicus genome encodes these proteins:
- a CDS encoding VOC family protein, whose product MDFVSIRIITGDVARLVAFYERATGVQATWATEDFAELRTPHATLAVASTRTVPLFAPGSAHPADNRSVITEFLVDDVDHVHQNLSDFVTDFVTEPTTMPWGNRSLLFRDPDGNLVNFFTPVSPEAKEKFAR is encoded by the coding sequence ATGGACTTCGTTTCGATCCGCATCATCACCGGTGACGTCGCGCGCCTCGTCGCGTTCTACGAGCGCGCCACCGGGGTGCAGGCGACGTGGGCCACCGAGGACTTCGCCGAACTCAGGACGCCGCATGCCACCCTGGCGGTCGCGTCCACCCGCACTGTCCCGCTGTTCGCTCCGGGCTCCGCCCACCCGGCGGACAACCGCAGCGTGATCACCGAGTTCCTCGTCGACGACGTGGACCACGTGCACCAGAACCTGTCCGACTTCGTCACCGACTTCGTCACCGAGCCCACCACGATGCCCTGGGGCAACCGGTCGCTGCTGTTCCGCGACCCCGACGGCAACCTCGTCAACTTCTTCACCCCCGTCTCCCCGGAGGCCAAGGAGAAGTTCGCACGGTGA
- a CDS encoding PP2C family protein-serine/threonine phosphatase: MHVNDLQPTPTKVPWLLTALALVIGVLLDVLAPQPYTGLPLLAAAPLVAGATLSFRSALAVVVVTCVISVAVDIERGRPATPLLVDLAVVGLIGVLALGVNRLIVRQGRDLALARDVAEAVQRAVLPTPPREAGPLAVAAGYTAAQAEARIGGDFYAVQDTPFGVRLIVGDVRGKGIAAVAAVSVAIGAFRQEAEYAPSLVTLAQRMDEALARAAARSGPVTSSEGFTTAVLAEVAPDGAELSLVNRGHPPPYLVHGGALVRLDPTAPQLPLGVGLGDLCAVDPAPVDVVRLPPGASLLLVTDGVTEARDKGGTFYDPVLSRRMRRHFTEPEALVDALTKDVGRWTQGTHADDMAILAITRNRRPDPPPAA, translated from the coding sequence ATGCACGTGAACGACCTGCAACCCACGCCGACGAAGGTGCCGTGGCTGCTCACGGCACTGGCTCTCGTGATCGGCGTCCTGCTGGACGTGCTCGCTCCGCAGCCGTACACGGGGCTCCCGCTGCTGGCCGCCGCGCCGCTCGTCGCGGGCGCGACGCTCTCCTTTCGCTCCGCGCTCGCCGTGGTGGTGGTCACCTGCGTGATCTCGGTGGCGGTGGACATCGAGCGGGGACGTCCGGCGACGCCGTTGCTGGTCGATCTGGCAGTGGTCGGCCTGATCGGCGTGCTGGCTCTCGGGGTCAACCGGCTCATCGTGCGGCAGGGCCGCGATCTGGCGCTGGCCAGGGACGTCGCGGAGGCGGTCCAGCGGGCGGTGCTCCCGACCCCGCCGCGGGAGGCCGGGCCGCTGGCGGTGGCCGCCGGGTACACGGCGGCGCAGGCCGAGGCGCGGATCGGCGGGGATTTCTACGCGGTGCAGGACACGCCGTTCGGGGTGCGGCTGATCGTCGGCGATGTGCGGGGCAAAGGCATCGCGGCGGTCGCCGCGGTATCGGTCGCGATCGGCGCGTTCCGCCAGGAGGCCGAGTACGCCCCCAGCTTGGTCACGCTGGCCCAGCGGATGGACGAGGCGCTGGCCAGGGCCGCGGCCCGGAGCGGCCCGGTGACCTCCAGTGAGGGCTTCACCACCGCGGTGCTGGCCGAGGTGGCCCCCGACGGCGCGGAGCTGAGCCTGGTGAACCGCGGCCATCCGCCCCCGTACCTGGTGCACGGCGGGGCTCTCGTACGGCTCGACCCGACCGCCCCGCAACTGCCCCTCGGGGTGGGGCTGGGTGATCTCTGCGCGGTCGACCCCGCACCTGTCGACGTGGTGCGGCTCCCGCCGGGGGCCTCGCTGCTGCTGGTCACCGACGGGGTCACCGAGGCGCGGGACAAGGGGGGTACGTTCTACGACCCGGTGCTCTCCCGGCGCATGCGCCGGCATTTCACGGAGCCCGAGGCGCTGGTGGACGCCCTTACCAAGGACGTCGGCCGCTGGACCCAGGGGACGCACGCGGATGACATGGCCATTCTCGCGATCACCCGGAACCGCCGTCCTGACCCGCCGCCCGCCGCGTAG
- the sigK gene encoding ECF RNA polymerase sigma factor SigK, which yields MPVAARGDRSPVPRSGALEDLLDRVSRGDQQAFDSLYTAVAGTVLGLVRRVVRDPAQSEEVAQEVLIEVWRSAARFDARRGSAMAWIMTLAHRRAVDRVRTAQAAAVRDHKAGLGSYTPPFDEVSEQVERRLEREQVRRCLHQLTELQRESVTLAYYRGYTCKETADLLGTALGTVKTRLRDGLIRLRDCLGVSA from the coding sequence ATGCCCGTCGCAGCCCGCGGCGACCGCTCCCCAGTGCCGCGTTCCGGGGCCCTGGAAGACCTGCTCGACCGTGTTTCACGCGGTGACCAGCAGGCGTTCGACAGTCTCTACACGGCGGTCGCCGGTACGGTGCTGGGCCTGGTCCGGCGGGTGGTGCGGGACCCGGCGCAGTCCGAGGAGGTCGCGCAGGAAGTGCTCATCGAGGTGTGGCGGTCCGCCGCCCGCTTCGACGCGCGCCGGGGCAGTGCGATGGCCTGGATCATGACGCTGGCCCACCGGCGCGCGGTGGACCGGGTGCGGACCGCGCAGGCCGCCGCCGTCCGTGACCACAAGGCCGGCCTGGGCTCCTACACACCGCCCTTCGACGAGGTCAGCGAGCAGGTCGAGCGGCGCCTGGAGCGCGAGCAGGTCCGCCGCTGCCTGCACCAACTCACCGAACTGCAACGGGAGTCGGTGACCCTCGCCTACTACCGCGGCTACACCTGCAAGGAGACCGCCGACCTGCTGGGGACGGCGCTGGGCACCGTCAAGACGCGATTGCGGGACGGCCTGATCCGGCTTCGCGACTGCCTGGGGGTGTCGGCATGA
- a CDS encoding anti-sigma factor yields MNTVDPHTLTGAYALGALPEHEAARFARHLARCPACDLEVRELQETAARLALAVAEVPPAGLRTRVLAALPDVRQLPPAPHRATVIPLRPRPRRNNGGLPYLAAVACLVVAVAAGGLAARAQHEADRQRDRSTRAEQQAAVLNALMAAPDATFRTTALKGGGSGTVVASEQQGRTAFVYHGLPALPDGRVYQLWYSRAGSMLPAGLVGTGRAGGAMLLTGTPRGADGVGVTAEPRGGSSRPTSPPLALVPL; encoded by the coding sequence ATGAACACGGTCGACCCGCACACCCTGACCGGCGCCTACGCCCTGGGGGCGCTGCCCGAGCACGAGGCGGCGCGGTTCGCCCGCCACCTGGCCCGGTGCCCGGCGTGCGACCTGGAGGTACGAGAGCTGCAGGAGACCGCGGCCCGGCTCGCGCTGGCGGTGGCCGAGGTGCCCCCGGCCGGTCTGCGCACCCGGGTGCTGGCGGCGCTGCCCGACGTCCGGCAGCTGCCGCCGGCACCGCACCGGGCCACCGTGATTCCGCTGCGCCCCCGGCCGCGGCGGAATAACGGTGGCTTGCCGTACCTCGCGGCCGTCGCCTGCCTCGTGGTCGCCGTGGCGGCCGGCGGCCTGGCCGCCCGCGCCCAGCACGAGGCCGACCGGCAGCGCGACCGCAGCACCCGCGCGGAACAGCAGGCAGCCGTGCTCAACGCGCTGATGGCCGCCCCGGACGCCACCTTCCGCACCACGGCGCTCAAGGGCGGCGGCAGCGGCACCGTCGTCGCCTCCGAACAGCAGGGCCGTACCGCCTTCGTCTACCACGGCCTGCCGGCACTGCCCGACGGACGGGTCTACCAGCTCTGGTACAGCCGCGCGGGCAGCATGCTGCCCGCCGGACTCGTCGGGACGGGACGGGCCGGCGGCGCGATGCTGCTGACCGGCACACCGCGGGGCGCCGACGGGGTCGGCGTGACCGCCGAACCCCGCGGCGGCTCCAGCCGCCCGACGAGCCCGCCGCTGGCACTGGTCCCGCTGTAG
- a CDS encoding amino acid adenylation domain-containing protein yields MTSAPSSPTTPPPAPTTLFGLFAASAARHPERIALEVRGDVLTYGELDRLTARLAERLTAVAAEHGTRRPAKVGLLASRTLTAYAGYLAALRAGAAVVPLNPSFPASRILAIAATTDLDVVVTDEDSARPAERLTAQAAADGVRLPPVLALTDAELARLRTAAPGDDRPAAVPTSARDIAYVLYTSGSTGRPRGVPIRHANVLPTLRWLVEEHGFGPEDRLSQNVELSFDVAVLELFTTWSVGAALVVPRPNDVVRPSAFVGAQRITRWFCVPSVGSVAARTGALTPDSMPTMVGVMFGGERLLSEQAQQWAAAAPGARLWNLYGPTEVAIVSTAHELGSGTSLRPAGSNGTLPIGRVPDHLEHVVLDESGEPATTGELCLRGSQRFDGYLEPGDDIGRFLAWRPGERAVIHDGTAPLTPEHWYRTGDRVQVEDGALVFLSRLDHQVKVRGQRIELGDVDAALARHPAVRDAVALVRETGEDSVLVAYYSGDATTAAELTTFLRGLVPVYMIPGSFTHLAELPLNTNGKVDRAAVAALDLAARSAAPPVGESADR; encoded by the coding sequence ATGACCTCCGCCCCCTCCTCCCCCACGACGCCGCCCCCGGCCCCCACCACCCTCTTCGGGCTCTTCGCCGCGAGCGCCGCGCGGCACCCGGAGCGGATCGCGCTGGAGGTCCGGGGCGATGTCCTCACCTACGGCGAACTGGACCGGCTGACCGCCCGCCTGGCCGAGCGGCTGACCGCCGTGGCCGCGGAGCACGGCACGCGGCGGCCCGCGAAGGTCGGGCTGCTGGCCTCCCGGACGCTGACCGCCTACGCCGGGTATCTGGCGGCCCTGCGCGCCGGTGCCGCCGTCGTGCCGCTGAACCCGTCCTTCCCGGCCTCGCGGATCCTGGCCATCGCGGCCACCACGGACCTGGACGTCGTCGTCACCGACGAGGACTCCGCGCGGCCGGCCGAGCGCCTCACCGCGCAGGCGGCGGCGGACGGCGTCCGGCTGCCCCCGGTGCTCGCCCTCACCGACGCCGAACTGGCGCGGCTCCGCACGGCCGCCCCCGGCGACGACCGCCCCGCCGCCGTCCCCACGTCGGCGCGGGACATCGCGTACGTCCTCTACACCTCCGGTTCGACGGGCCGGCCGCGCGGGGTTCCGATCCGGCACGCCAACGTCCTGCCGACCCTGCGGTGGCTGGTGGAGGAACACGGTTTCGGGCCGGAGGACCGGCTGTCGCAGAACGTCGAGCTGTCCTTCGACGTCGCCGTGCTGGAGCTCTTCACGACGTGGTCGGTCGGTGCGGCGCTGGTGGTGCCGCGGCCGAACGACGTGGTGCGGCCGTCGGCGTTCGTCGGCGCCCAGCGGATCACGCGGTGGTTCTGTGTGCCGTCGGTCGGCAGCGTCGCGGCCCGGACGGGCGCGCTGACGCCGGACTCGATGCCCACGATGGTGGGGGTGATGTTCGGCGGCGAACGCCTGCTCAGCGAGCAGGCCCAGCAGTGGGCGGCGGCCGCGCCCGGCGCGCGGCTGTGGAACCTGTACGGCCCGACCGAGGTCGCGATCGTCTCCACGGCACACGAACTGGGCAGCGGCACCTCGCTGCGCCCGGCCGGTTCCAACGGGACGCTGCCGATCGGCCGGGTGCCGGACCATCTGGAGCATGTGGTCCTCGACGAGTCGGGCGAGCCCGCGACCACGGGTGAGCTGTGCCTGCGCGGCAGCCAGCGCTTCGACGGCTATCTGGAGCCCGGCGACGACATCGGCCGGTTCCTGGCGTGGCGCCCGGGCGAGCGTGCCGTGATACACGACGGAACCGCGCCCCTGACGCCGGAGCACTGGTACCGGACCGGCGACCGGGTGCAGGTCGAGGACGGCGCCCTGGTCTTCCTCAGTCGCCTCGACCACCAGGTCAAGGTCCGGGGCCAGCGCATCGAGCTCGGCGACGTCGACGCGGCTCTGGCCCGCCACCCCGCCGTGCGCGATGCCGTCGCCCTGGTCCGGGAGACCGGCGAGGACTCCGTCCTGGTCGCGTACTACTCAGGAGACGCCACCACCGCCGCCGAACTCACCACGTTCCTGCGCGGCCTGGTGCCCGTGTACATGATCCCGGGTTCCTTCACCCACCTCGCCGAACTGCCGCTCAACACCAACGGCAAGGTCGACCGCGCGGCCGTCGCGGCCCTCGACCTGGCGGCCCGCAGCGCGGCTCCTCCGGTCGGGGAGTCCGCGGACCGCTGA
- a CDS encoding thioesterase II family protein, with the protein MTTTLFCLPYAGAGAGVYRPWFRRESEVLRAVPVQVPGREEEFNAPFYRTMAEAAAGTAGRISAAAGKEPFVVFGHSFGAILAYEAVRHLVATGGPLPVRLVVSGSTSPRHRQAEPLDADDEVAAAQAAAIAGREIEVFADPTARALLLPAMRADVGLLADYAPTAHTPLPVPLTALRGDADHLAPAAEWRDWSAFTSGPFSAVEFPGGHMYLTDRWAEVWRTVEALV; encoded by the coding sequence ATGACCACGACGCTGTTCTGCCTGCCCTACGCCGGCGCGGGGGCCGGGGTCTACCGGCCCTGGTTCCGGCGGGAGTCCGAGGTGCTGCGCGCCGTGCCCGTCCAGGTGCCGGGGCGGGAGGAGGAGTTCAACGCACCGTTCTACCGGACGATGGCCGAGGCCGCCGCCGGTACCGCCGGGCGGATCAGCGCGGCCGCGGGCAAGGAGCCGTTCGTCGTCTTCGGGCACAGCTTCGGGGCGATCCTGGCCTACGAGGCCGTCCGGCACCTCGTCGCCACCGGCGGCCCGCTGCCGGTCCGGCTCGTCGTCAGCGGTTCGACCAGCCCCCGCCACCGCCAGGCCGAGCCGCTCGACGCCGACGACGAGGTGGCGGCCGCCCAGGCCGCCGCCATCGCGGGCCGGGAGATCGAGGTGTTCGCCGATCCGACGGCCCGGGCGCTGCTGCTCCCGGCGATGCGCGCCGACGTGGGCCTGCTGGCCGACTACGCGCCAACTGCCCACACCCCGCTGCCGGTACCGCTCACCGCGCTCCGCGGCGACGCGGACCATCTGGCGCCCGCCGCCGAGTGGCGGGACTGGTCGGCGTTCACCTCCGGGCCCTTCTCGGCGGTGGAGTTCCCCGGCGGCCACATGTATCTGACGGACCGCTGGGCCGAGGTGTGGCGGACCGTTGAGGCGCTGGTGTGA
- a CDS encoding condensation domain-containing protein, producing MTETALRVQPASAPERQFWLGEQIAPASGANRVLAEVRADGPVDLSVLDAALSAVARRHEALRTAFVIEDGQVVRTVLAEPVAEPPLRLAAGTGFAEAAAALLGADTFDLAAGRVHRAGVAPDAEGATVFLAVHHIAFDGLSQEVFATDLARAYGLAAGGRAPDLPVRERPAPGGPAPAQRAELTAHWRTVLAGAADLPVPDGGPAPSQRALAQAGVAERRDTCPPGVWQAVCAAARRSACSPFVVLLAAYGRALAGLTGGADFCVGTPVVARAAGQEDELGCLINTLPVRMPELFSPGAVERVWAAVRDTILGSALPCDEIVRAARTVAGRRMPVYQAVFAFESWRRVEHPAGPVRMHTVPVPPVGAVAEIQLQMCELPDGTLKCVFQAPLTGSWAPRLADLMLGFRTQLGLLAPESGPPHLIDPEGPA from the coding sequence GTGACTGAGACGGCGCTGCGGGTGCAGCCCGCCTCCGCGCCGGAGCGGCAGTTCTGGCTCGGTGAGCAGATCGCCCCGGCGAGCGGCGCCAATCGGGTGCTCGCCGAGGTCCGTGCCGACGGCCCGGTCGACCTGTCCGTGCTCGACGCGGCACTGTCCGCCGTGGCCCGCCGGCACGAGGCGCTGCGCACCGCCTTCGTCATCGAGGACGGGCAGGTGGTGCGCACCGTCCTCGCGGAGCCGGTGGCCGAGCCGCCGCTGCGGCTGGCCGCCGGCACCGGCTTCGCGGAGGCGGCCGCCGCGCTGCTCGGCGCGGACACCTTCGACCTCGCCGCGGGCCGGGTGCACCGGGCCGGGGTCGCCCCCGACGCGGAGGGCGCCACGGTCTTCCTCGCCGTCCACCACATCGCCTTCGACGGCCTGTCGCAGGAGGTGTTCGCCACCGATCTGGCCCGCGCCTACGGGTTGGCCGCCGGCGGCCGGGCGCCGGACCTGCCGGTACGGGAGCGGCCGGCGCCCGGCGGCCCCGCGCCGGCGCAGCGTGCCGAACTCACCGCGCACTGGCGCACCGTGCTGGCGGGCGCGGCCGACCTGCCCGTCCCGGACGGCGGGCCGGCACCGAGTCAGCGCGCCCTGGCCCAGGCCGGTGTCGCGGAGCGGCGGGACACCTGCCCGCCGGGTGTCTGGCAGGCGGTGTGCGCCGCGGCCCGGCGCAGCGCCTGCTCCCCGTTCGTGGTGCTGCTGGCCGCGTACGGCAGGGCGCTGGCCGGACTCACCGGTGGCGCGGACTTCTGCGTCGGCACCCCGGTGGTCGCCCGTGCCGCCGGGCAGGAGGACGAACTCGGCTGCCTCATCAACACGTTGCCGGTCCGGATGCCGGAGCTGTTCTCGCCCGGCGCGGTCGAGCGGGTGTGGGCGGCGGTGCGGGACACCATCCTGGGGTCCGCGCTGCCCTGCGACGAGATCGTGCGGGCCGCCCGGACCGTGGCGGGCCGCCGGATGCCGGTCTACCAGGCGGTGTTCGCGTTCGAGAGCTGGCGGCGGGTCGAGCATCCGGCGGGCCCGGTGCGGATGCACACCGTGCCGGTGCCGCCGGTGGGGGCGGTCGCCGAGATCCAGCTCCAGATGTGCGAACTGCCCGACGGGACCCTGAAGTGCGTCTTCCAGGCTCCGCTGACCGGGTCCTGGGCGCCCCGCCTCGCCGACCTGATGCTCGGCTTCCGTACCCAACTCGGCCTGCTGGCGCCCGAGTCCGGCCCGCCGCACCTCATCGACCCGGAAGGTCCCGCATGA
- a CDS encoding MFS transporter, whose amino-acid sequence MTSPPGPGAAVPERRPLVVLLLAHYLSSFGNAVTVVTIPLYVLGVTGSSVSTGLAGFANTLPLIFAGAVGGVWIDRIGGKRMSVLCDLLAGTVIGLIPLLNDTVGLALPVLMGLLFVRSLGSTPTGAARQSLLKALADGAGVRLESANSWMQGAPRLGLLVGAPLGGLLAAVSGPVVGMYVDSATFLLSALLVGVAVPRGPVAPAAERQGFVRQLTEGLRLVKQLPVIGAMTSFVFVTNFLDDAFTPVILPVYSDQVLGGGQYLGWLVAASGCGAVAGTFLYGPVSKRVLTSRRWTLLGCFLVIGALRLALGGQPGAVLSIAVSFLLGLAAGPLNPVLSTVMLNKVPQALFGRVFALTSAVAMSAAPVGILVAGWAIHGIGLRWTLLAFGATYVVLVLVSLRNRALREMDDLTPPEAAGGDGAEGADKELARD is encoded by the coding sequence ATGACCTCGCCCCCCGGGCCCGGCGCCGCGGTGCCGGAACGCCGGCCGCTGGTGGTCCTGCTGCTGGCCCACTACCTGTCGTCGTTCGGCAATGCCGTGACGGTGGTGACCATTCCGTTGTACGTGCTCGGGGTCACCGGCAGTTCCGTCTCCACGGGCCTGGCGGGCTTCGCCAACACGCTGCCGCTGATCTTCGCGGGCGCCGTCGGCGGGGTCTGGATCGACCGCATCGGCGGCAAGCGGATGAGCGTGCTCTGCGATCTGCTCGCGGGTACCGTCATCGGGCTGATCCCGCTGCTCAACGACACGGTGGGGCTCGCCCTCCCGGTGCTGATGGGGCTGCTCTTCGTGCGCAGCCTGGGCTCCACACCGACCGGCGCGGCCCGGCAGAGCCTGCTCAAGGCGCTCGCCGACGGGGCCGGGGTGCGGCTGGAGAGCGCCAACTCCTGGATGCAGGGCGCGCCGCGGCTGGGCCTGCTGGTCGGGGCGCCGCTCGGCGGTCTGCTCGCGGCCGTGTCCGGGCCGGTGGTCGGCATGTACGTGGACTCCGCGACGTTCCTGCTGTCCGCGCTGCTGGTCGGGGTCGCCGTACCGCGCGGACCGGTCGCTCCGGCCGCCGAGCGGCAGGGCTTCGTCCGGCAGCTCACCGAGGGGCTCCGGCTCGTCAAGCAGCTCCCGGTGATCGGCGCGATGACCTCGTTCGTGTTCGTCACCAACTTCCTCGACGACGCCTTCACCCCGGTCATCCTGCCGGTCTACTCCGACCAGGTGCTGGGCGGCGGCCAGTACCTCGGCTGGCTGGTGGCCGCCTCCGGATGCGGCGCCGTCGCCGGCACGTTCCTGTACGGCCCCGTCAGCAAGCGGGTGCTCACCAGCCGCCGCTGGACGCTGCTGGGCTGCTTCCTGGTCATCGGCGCACTGCGGCTGGCGCTCGGCGGGCAGCCGGGCGCGGTGCTGTCCATCGCCGTCTCGTTCCTGCTGGGGCTGGCCGCCGGGCCGCTCAACCCGGTGCTGTCCACCGTGATGCTCAACAAGGTGCCGCAGGCCCTGTTCGGGCGGGTCTTCGCACTCACCTCGGCGGTCGCGATGAGCGCCGCCCCGGTCGGCATCCTGGTGGCCGGCTGGGCGATCCACGGCATCGGGCTGCGCTGGACCCTGCTCGCCTTCGGCGCGACCTACGTCGTGCTGGTCCTGGTCTCGCTGCGCAACCGCGCGCTGCGGGAGATGGACGACCTGACCCCGCCCGAGGCCGCCGGCGGCGACGGTGCGGAGGGCGCGGACAAGGAGCTGGCCCGTGACTGA